The Flavobacterium sp. 1 genome contains the following window.
AACATTGTCTGATATTATTAATTTAGCAGTATTAGCACCTTCAGCCTTTAATCTTCAACCTTGGAGGATAATTGTAGCTGAAAGTACAGAGGCAAAACAAAAATTAAAAACATTATCAAATGATCAACCAAAAGTTTTGGAAGCATCTGCTTGCTTAATACTTATTGGAAATAAAAATGGCTGGGATAATACGAATCCTGTCTGGGATGAAATGCTTGTAAGTGTAGGTGGTAATCAAGAAATGGTTGATGGAGCCAAACAAGCAGCATCTTATTTATACGGTTCAACAGAAGATAACAAACTTAAATTTGCTGAAAGCAATGTTGGGTTATTGGCAATGTCAATAATGACGGCAGCAAAAGAATTTGGAGTAGATACGCATCCAATGAGCGGAATTAACTTTGAAGGAGTTCACAAAGAATTTGAATTACAGGAGCAAGAAACCGTAGTGATGACG
Protein-coding sequences here:
- a CDS encoding nitroreductase family protein, whose amino-acid sequence is MKIKTTLEERRSVNFFDTSKKIEKSTLSDIINLAVLAPSAFNLQPWRIIVAESTEAKQKLKTLSNDQPKVLEASACLILIGNKNGWDNTNPVWDEMLVSVGGNQEMVDGAKQAASYLYGSTEDNKLKFAESNVGLLAMSIMTAAKEFGVDTHPMSGINFEGVHKEFELQEQETVVMTICMGYFDQTKTLYPRRPRLGFDQIVTIL